A single region of the Bacteroides luhongzhouii genome encodes:
- a CDS encoding NUDIX hydrolase, giving the protein MPSDNNQEMFPIVDEQGNITGAATRGECHSGSKLLHPVVHLHVFNTQGDIYLQKRPEWKDIQPGKWDTAVGGHIDLGESVEIALKREVNEELGITDFTPELLTSYVFESSREKELVFVHKTVYEEEIHPSDELDGGRFWSIEEIKENLGKGIFTPNFEEELKKVSLIPSLSK; this is encoded by the coding sequence ATGCCAAGCGATAATAACCAGGAAATGTTCCCCATCGTAGACGAACAGGGAAATATCACCGGAGCCGCCACTCGTGGAGAATGCCACAGCGGTAGCAAACTGCTTCATCCGGTAGTTCACCTTCACGTATTCAATACACAAGGAGACATCTATTTACAGAAACGCCCTGAATGGAAAGACATTCAACCGGGGAAATGGGATACGGCCGTAGGCGGACATATTGATTTGGGCGAAAGCGTAGAAATCGCTCTAAAGAGAGAAGTCAATGAAGAATTAGGCATCACAGACTTCACTCCCGAGCTTCTCACCAGTTATGTTTTTGAATCCAGCCGTGAAAAAGAGCTTGTTTTTGTCCACAAAACCGTTTATGAGGAAGAAATCCATCCCAGCGACGAACTGGACGGAGGACGATTTTGGAGCATCGAAGAAATAAAAGAAAATCTGGGTAAAGGAATCTTCACTCCCAACTTCGAAGAAGAGCTGAAAAAAGTCTCTCTTATTCCTTCTCTATCCAAGTAA
- a CDS encoding S-adenosylmethionine:tRNA ribosyltransferase-isomerase, with protein sequence MKEDPRHIHISEYSYPLPDERIAKFPLPIRDQSKLLIYRRGEVSEDIFTSLPEYLPQGSLMIFNNTKVIQARLHFRKETGALIEVFCLEPIQPNDYVLNFQQTNHAAWLCMIGNLKKWKDGQLKREMTVKGFPITLTATRGECKGTSHWVDFTWDNPEVTFADILEVFGELPIPPYLNRNTEESDKETYQTVYSKIKGSVAAPTAGLHFTPRVLDALQEKGIDLEELTLHVGAGTFKPVKSEEIEDHEMHTEYISVNRSTIKKLIDHDGCAIAVGTTSVRTLESLYHIGVTLAENPYATEEELRVKQWQPYEKYDQIPSVVALQKILGYLDRNGLETLHTSTQIIIAPGYNYKIVKAMVTNFHQPQSTLLLLVSAFVKGNWRTIYDYALAHDFRFLSYGDSSLLIP encoded by the coding sequence ATGAAAGAAGATCCTAGACATATCCATATCAGTGAATACAGTTATCCTCTTCCGGATGAACGTATTGCAAAATTCCCGTTGCCTATCCGCGACCAGTCCAAACTTTTAATATATCGTCGTGGAGAAGTTAGTGAAGATATCTTCACTTCTTTGCCGGAATATCTGCCACAAGGCAGTCTGATGATATTCAATAATACGAAAGTCATTCAGGCACGCCTCCATTTTCGAAAAGAGACTGGAGCACTGATCGAAGTGTTTTGTCTTGAACCGATTCAGCCAAATGATTATGTCTTGAATTTCCAACAGACAAACCATGCTGCCTGGCTTTGCATGATCGGTAATCTGAAGAAATGGAAAGACGGACAGTTGAAACGCGAAATGACCGTCAAAGGATTCCCTATTACTCTAACCGCTACCCGAGGAGAATGTAAAGGCACCAGCCATTGGGTAGATTTCACATGGGATAATCCGGAAGTGACGTTTGCCGATATCCTTGAAGTATTCGGAGAACTTCCTATTCCTCCTTACTTAAACCGGAATACGGAAGAAAGTGACAAGGAGACTTATCAGACTGTTTATTCTAAGATAAAAGGTTCGGTAGCTGCGCCCACGGCGGGATTACATTTTACTCCACGAGTATTGGATGCACTTCAAGAGAAGGGGATCGATCTTGAAGAATTAACTTTACATGTAGGAGCAGGCACATTCAAACCTGTAAAAAGTGAAGAAATCGAAGATCACGAGATGCACACGGAATATATATCGGTCAACCGGAGTACCATCAAAAAACTGATTGACCATGACGGTTGTGCTATTGCAGTAGGAACTACTTCTGTACGGACTCTGGAAAGCCTGTATCACATTGGAGTTACATTGGCTGAAAATCCGTATGCTACGGAAGAAGAACTACGCGTCAAACAATGGCAGCCTTATGAAAAGTACGACCAGATTCCTTCCGTTGTTGCGCTTCAAAAGATATTAGGATATCTCGACAGAAATGGTTTGGAAACCCTTCACACCAGTACACAGATTATCATAGCACCGGGATACAATTATAAAATTGTGAAAGCAATGGTTACTAATTTCCATCAACCGCAAAGTACCTTGCTGCTTTTGGTTTCAGCTTTTGTAAAGGGGAATTGGCGCACAATTTATGATTATGCACTGGCGCATGATTTCCGGTTCCTAAGTTATGGAGATTCTTCTTTATTAATACCATAA
- a CDS encoding helix-turn-helix domain-containing protein, translating into MLDIKNRETLEIYVLGDDFKFYQNLKYLPLTSYPSNNQSALIIYCLGGRAKITVHEDVHWIQPEELIILLPGQFVSFSEPSEDFLTVTMVISASLFSDALSGVPRFSPHFFFYMRSHYWYPQSERDVPRMYNYLGMIKDKVTSQDIYRRELIIHLLRYLYLELFNAYQKESTLMTARRDTRKEELANKFFGLIMKHFKENKDVAFYADKLCITSKYLTMVIKETSGKSAKDWIVEYIILEIKALLKNTSLNIQEIAIKTNFANQSSLGRFFRKHTGMSLSQYRMSNLE; encoded by the coding sequence ATGTTAGACATTAAAAATAGAGAGACATTAGAGATATACGTCCTGGGTGACGATTTTAAATTTTATCAAAATCTGAAGTATCTTCCTTTGACTTCTTATCCTTCTAATAATCAATCAGCTTTGATTATATATTGTTTAGGTGGAAGGGCCAAAATTACAGTGCATGAAGATGTACACTGGATACAACCGGAGGAATTGATCATATTATTACCTGGACAATTTGTCTCATTTAGTGAGCCAAGTGAAGATTTCTTGACCGTTACGATGGTGATATCTGCTTCACTGTTTAGTGATGCGTTAAGTGGTGTACCCAGATTTTCTCCGCATTTCTTTTTCTATATGCGGAGTCATTACTGGTATCCGCAGTCGGAACGTGACGTTCCCCGGATGTATAATTATCTGGGTATGATAAAAGATAAAGTTACTTCTCAAGATATATATAGGCGGGAGCTGATTATTCACTTGTTGAGGTATCTGTATCTGGAACTGTTCAATGCTTATCAAAAGGAATCTACTTTGATGACTGCCCGTAGGGATACCCGTAAAGAAGAGTTAGCCAATAAATTCTTTGGGCTTATCATGAAGCATTTTAAGGAGAATAAGGATGTGGCTTTTTATGCGGATAAACTGTGTATTACTTCCAAATACCTGACTATGGTAATTAAGGAGACAAGCGGGAAGTCTGCCAAAGACTGGATTGTTGAATACATCATATTAGAAATCAAGGCTTTGTTGAAAAATACAAGTTTGAATATTCAAGAAATAGCGATTAAAACGAACTTTGCGAATCAATCGTCGCTTGGACGTTTTTTTAGAAAGCATACAGGAATGTCGCTTTCACAATATCGAATGAGTAACTTAGAATAA
- the aroB gene encoding 3-dehydroquinate synthase, whose product MSKQEVILCESLETSLGRAIERCPHDKLFVLTDEHTQRLCLPSLKESGLLKDAVEICIGAEDVHKTLETLASVWMALSTQGATRHSLLINLGGGMVTDLGGFAAATFKRGISYINIPTTLLAMVDASVGGKTGINFNGLKNEIGAFAPANSVLIETEFLRTLDTHNFFSGYAEMLKHGLISNTAHWAELLNFDSSNIDYAALKQLVGQSVQVKEDIVEQDPFEHGIRKALNLGHTVGHAFESMALAENRPVLHGYAVAWGIVCELYLSHLKVGFPKEKMRQTVQFIKDNYGVFTFDCKKYDQLYAFMTHDKKNTSGTINFTLLKDIGDICINQTADKDTIFEMLDFYRECMGI is encoded by the coding sequence ATGAGTAAACAAGAAGTTATTCTCTGCGAAAGCTTGGAAACGAGCCTCGGTCGTGCCATTGAACGATGTCCGCATGACAAATTATTCGTCCTTACAGACGAGCATACCCAGCGTCTTTGTCTCCCCTCTCTAAAGGAATCGGGTCTACTGAAAGATGCTGTAGAAATCTGTATCGGAGCTGAAGATGTGCATAAAACTCTGGAAACACTCGCTTCCGTCTGGATGGCATTAAGCACTCAAGGGGCTACCCGTCACTCTTTACTTATCAATCTTGGAGGAGGGATGGTGACAGATCTCGGAGGTTTTGCTGCAGCTACATTCAAACGGGGCATTTCCTATATCAATATACCAACTACCCTGCTCGCTATGGTGGATGCATCAGTGGGGGGTAAAACAGGAATCAACTTCAACGGACTGAAAAACGAAATCGGTGCTTTCGCTCCGGCAAACAGTGTATTGATTGAAACTGAATTCCTGCGCACATTAGATACACACAATTTTTTCTCCGGATATGCTGAAATGCTGAAGCATGGTTTGATTAGTAATACGGCACATTGGGCAGAATTGCTCAATTTCGATTCCTCTAATATTGATTATGCAGCTCTCAAACAATTGGTAGGTCAATCGGTACAAGTGAAAGAAGATATTGTAGAACAGGATCCCTTCGAACATGGAATCCGCAAAGCATTAAACCTGGGACACACCGTAGGACATGCATTCGAAAGTATGGCACTGGCTGAAAACCGCCCTGTATTACATGGATATGCAGTAGCTTGGGGAATTGTGTGCGAACTGTATCTTTCTCATCTCAAAGTAGGTTTCCCGAAAGAGAAAATGCGGCAAACGGTCCAGTTTATCAAGGATAATTATGGCGTGTTTACTTTCGACTGCAAGAAATATGACCAACTGTATGCATTTATGACGCATGATAAAAAGAATACTTCAGGTACTATCAATTTCACCTTACTGAAAGATATTGGAGACATTTGCATTAATCAGACTGCCGATAAGGACACTATCTTCGAAATGCTCGACTTCTATCGCGAATGTATGGGAATTTAA
- a CDS encoding TonB-dependent receptor, with product MKRFSAGVVLMLLCTFSIFAQNKVITVSGRVVEADTKEPAAQATVQLLSLPDSAYAAGIASSNQGWFTLPKVKAGKYVLKVSYIGFRTKLVPVQLSANVTDKKLGTIALDPDAVMLKEAVITAEAPQVVVKEDTLEYNSAAYRTPEGAMLEELVKKLPGAEIDDDGNVKINGKEVKKIMVDGKEFFGGDVKTGLKNLPVNMIDKLKTYDKKSDLARVTGIDDGEEETVLDLKVKKGMNQGWFGNASVAGGTEDRYGSNLMLNRFVDNSQFSLIGSANNVNDQGFSGGGGGPRFRNSNGLTATKMLGANFATQTEKLELGGSARYNFSDRDATSTNYSERFLQNGNSYSNSNSKGRNKNTSFNADFRLEWKPDTLTNIIFRPNVSYGKSNSYSISESGTFNGDPFNLVSNPNEFLNKIFWGSTDDPLEAIRVNASNSESKSEGQDLSANASLQVNRRLNNQGRNITFRGTFSYGDNDSEQFSESLTRYFDDNAKKEDDERKQYTTSPTKSYDYTAELTYSEPIARATFLQFRYKFQYKYSESDRSTYSLIPDADKGQDWFWNFGDGLPVGYEENKDRDLSKYAQYKYYNHDINAGLNIIREKYRLNFGVSLQPQNTRLDYKKAEVDTVVKRNVFNFAPNVDFRYRFSKVSQLRFTYRGRASQPSMENLLDVTDDSNPLNIRKGNPGLKPSFSHSMRLFYNTYNADKQRGMMAHANLNMTQNSITNATTYNQSTGGVTVKPENINGNWNAMGMFGFNTALRDKRFTINSFSRVNYTNAVSYLFNDDTKINDKNTSTTLTFGENLNGTFRNDWFEFTLNGSINYNFERNELRPENNQEPYTFGYGASTNISLPWSMTLSTNITNNARRGYRDASMNKNELIWNAQIAQNFLKGNAATISFEVYDILRQQSNISRSLTADMRSVSEYNGINSYCMLRFSYRLNVFGNKEARGNMRHGGFDGGGPRGPRGGSFGGGRPH from the coding sequence ATGAAAAGATTTTCAGCTGGGGTGGTGCTGATGTTGCTATGCACCTTCTCAATTTTTGCACAGAATAAGGTAATTACCGTTTCGGGACGTGTGGTGGAAGCCGACACAAAAGAGCCTGCAGCGCAGGCTACAGTTCAATTGCTATCGTTACCTGATAGCGCTTATGCCGCTGGTATAGCCAGTAGTAACCAGGGATGGTTTACTCTTCCCAAAGTAAAGGCCGGGAAATATGTGTTGAAAGTTTCCTATATCGGGTTTCGTACCAAACTCGTACCGGTACAATTATCTGCTAACGTTACTGATAAAAAGCTGGGAACTATTGCGTTGGATCCGGATGCTGTCATGCTGAAGGAAGCAGTGATTACTGCCGAGGCTCCGCAGGTAGTTGTAAAAGAGGATACACTGGAATATAACTCAGCAGCTTATCGTACCCCCGAAGGGGCGATGCTAGAAGAGTTGGTGAAGAAACTTCCGGGAGCAGAAATTGACGATGACGGTAACGTTAAAATCAATGGTAAAGAAGTAAAGAAGATTATGGTGGATGGTAAAGAGTTCTTTGGCGGTGATGTGAAGACCGGATTGAAGAACTTACCGGTCAACATGATCGACAAACTGAAAACATACGATAAAAAATCGGATTTGGCACGTGTTACCGGAATAGATGACGGAGAAGAAGAAACTGTTCTTGACCTGAAAGTGAAGAAAGGTATGAATCAAGGCTGGTTTGGTAACGCAAGTGTTGCTGGTGGTACAGAAGATCGTTACGGAAGCAACTTAATGTTGAATCGTTTTGTTGATAACAGCCAATTCTCTTTAATCGGTTCGGCCAATAATGTGAACGATCAGGGATTCTCTGGTGGCGGTGGTGGACCTCGTTTCCGGAATAGTAATGGTTTGACTGCTACCAAGATGTTAGGGGCTAACTTTGCTACCCAGACTGAAAAATTGGAACTGGGAGGTAGTGCCCGTTATAATTTCAGTGACCGGGATGCAACATCTACAAACTACTCAGAACGTTTCCTGCAAAATGGAAATTCTTATTCAAATTCGAACAGTAAAGGCCGCAATAAGAATACTAGCTTTAATGCAGACTTTCGGTTGGAGTGGAAACCGGACACATTGACAAATATCATTTTCCGTCCGAACGTTTCTTATGGAAAGTCTAACAGTTATTCTATTTCCGAATCGGGTACTTTTAATGGAGATCCATTTAATTTGGTGTCTAATCCTAATGAGTTTTTGAATAAGATTTTCTGGGGAAGTACGGATGACCCTTTAGAAGCTATTCGTGTCAACGCCAGCAATAGTGAATCAAAATCTGAAGGGCAGGATCTCTCTGCAAATGCTTCTTTGCAAGTGAATCGTAGATTGAATAATCAGGGACGAAACATCACTTTCCGTGGTACATTTAGTTATGGAGATAATGATAGCGAACAGTTTAGTGAATCATTGACGCGTTATTTTGATGATAATGCAAAAAAAGAAGATGATGAGCGTAAACAATATACTACTTCTCCAACCAAGAGTTATGATTATACTGCCGAACTGACTTATAGCGAACCGATTGCGAGAGCTACCTTCTTACAGTTCCGCTATAAATTTCAATATAAATATAGTGAAAGTGACAGAAGCACATACAGCTTGATTCCTGATGCAGATAAAGGACAGGATTGGTTTTGGAATTTTGGTGATGGTCTGCCTGTGGGATATGAAGAGAATAAAGATAGAGATTTGAGTAAGTATGCTCAATATAAATATTATAACCATGATATTAATGCAGGACTAAATATTATCCGCGAGAAATATAGATTGAACTTTGGAGTATCTTTGCAACCGCAGAACACCAGATTGGATTATAAGAAAGCCGAAGTAGATACTGTAGTAAAAAGAAATGTGTTCAATTTTGCTCCTAATGTTGACTTTCGTTACAGATTTTCTAAAGTCAGCCAGTTGCGCTTTACCTATCGGGGACGTGCAAGCCAGCCGAGTATGGAAAATTTGCTTGATGTAACTGATGACTCTAATCCGTTGAATATCCGTAAGGGTAATCCGGGACTGAAACCTTCTTTCTCTCATTCTATGCGTTTGTTTTATAATACTTATAATGCAGATAAACAGCGTGGTATGATGGCTCATGCAAACTTGAATATGACTCAAAATAGCATTACTAATGCCACTACTTATAATCAGAGTACTGGTGGAGTGACTGTTAAACCGGAGAATATCAACGGAAACTGGAATGCGATGGGAATGTTTGGATTCAATACAGCATTGAGAGATAAGCGGTTTACCATAAATTCTTTCTCCCGTGTTAACTATACCAATGCGGTTTCTTATCTTTTCAATGACGATACTAAAATAAATGATAAGAACACTAGTACGACACTGACTTTCGGAGAGAATTTGAATGGAACTTTCCGTAACGACTGGTTTGAATTTACTTTGAATGGTTCAATCAACTATAACTTTGAGCGAAACGAATTACGTCCGGAAAACAATCAGGAACCTTATACGTTCGGTTATGGTGCAAGTACTAATATATCTTTGCCTTGGAGCATGACGTTGTCTACCAATATCACTAATAACGCGCGTCGTGGTTATCGTGATGCCAGTATGAATAAGAATGAACTTATTTGGAATGCACAGATTGCTCAAAACTTCCTGAAAGGCAATGCCGCAACCATTAGTTTTGAAGTATATGATATTCTGCGACAGCAATCTAATATCAGCCGTTCGTTAACAGCTGATATGCGTTCTGTTTCTGAATATAACGGAATTAATAGCTATTGTATGCTTCGTTTCTCTTATCGTCTGAATGTTTTTGGAAATAAAGAAGCTCGTGGCAATATGCGTCATGGCGGTTTTGATGGTGGTGGTCCCCGTGGCCCGCGTGGTGGAAGCTTTGGAGGCGGCAGACCACACTAA
- the cls gene encoding cardiolipin synthase, whose protein sequence is MIDWNYMLSQIATVAFDIFYFGAIIGTIVIIILDNRNPVKTMAWILILLFLPIVGLVFYFFFGRSQRRERIIGQKSYDRLLKKPMAEYLAQDCSDVPYEYSRLIQLFRQTNQAFPFEGNRVAVYTEGYTKLQSLLRELQKAKQHIHMEYYIFEDDAIGRMVRDVLIEKASHGVEVRVIYDDVGCWHVPNRFFEEMRNAGIEVRSFLKVRFPLFTSRVNYRNHRKIVVIDGRVGFVGGMNLAERYMRGFSWGIWRDTHIMLEGKAVHGLQTAFLLDWYFVDRTLITASRYFPKIDSCGSSLAQIVTSEPIGPWKEIMQGLTVAITSAKNYFYMQTPYFLPTEQILAAMQTAALSGVDVRLMLPERADNWITHLGSRSYLADVMQAGVKVYFYKKGFLHSKLMVSDDMLSTVGSTNVDFRSFEHNFEVNAFMYDVETALEMKEIFLQDQRESTQIFLKNWVRRSWRQKAAESIVRLLAPLL, encoded by the coding sequence ATGATTGATTGGAACTATATGCTTAGCCAGATAGCAACAGTGGCTTTTGATATTTTTTATTTTGGAGCCATTATCGGTACGATTGTCATTATCATTCTTGACAACCGGAATCCGGTTAAAACCATGGCATGGATACTCATATTACTTTTCCTTCCTATTGTCGGACTTGTCTTTTATTTTTTCTTTGGGCGGAGTCAGCGTCGCGAACGTATCATTGGGCAAAAAAGCTACGACCGCTTATTGAAGAAACCAATGGCTGAATATCTGGCGCAGGATTGTTCGGATGTTCCCTATGAATACTCCCGTCTTATTCAGCTTTTCCGGCAAACGAATCAAGCGTTTCCATTTGAGGGGAATCGTGTGGCAGTTTATACCGAAGGATATACCAAACTTCAATCATTGTTGCGTGAACTGCAAAAAGCGAAGCAGCATATTCATATGGAATATTACATCTTTGAAGATGATGCTATCGGGCGTATGGTCAGGGATGTGCTGATAGAAAAGGCTTCTCACGGAGTTGAAGTACGGGTTATCTATGATGATGTAGGTTGTTGGCATGTACCTAATCGTTTTTTTGAAGAAATGCGCAATGCCGGTATCGAAGTCAGAAGCTTTTTGAAAGTACGTTTTCCTTTATTTACCAGTAGGGTGAATTACCGTAACCATAGAAAGATTGTCGTTATTGACGGGCGCGTGGGCTTCGTTGGGGGAATGAACCTGGCAGAACGTTATATGCGTGGCTTTTCCTGGGGCATTTGGCGCGATACGCATATCATGTTGGAAGGCAAGGCCGTGCATGGTTTACAAACGGCTTTTCTGCTTGATTGGTATTTTGTAGATCGCACGTTGATAACCGCTTCCCGTTATTTTCCGAAAATTGACTCCTGTGGAAGTTCTTTAGCGCAAATTGTTACGAGTGAGCCTATTGGGCCATGGAAAGAAATCATGCAGGGATTGACTGTTGCCATTACTAGTGCAAAGAATTATTTCTATATGCAAACACCTTATTTTTTGCCTACAGAACAAATATTAGCAGCTATGCAAACAGCAGCATTGTCTGGAGTGGATGTACGCTTGATGTTGCCGGAGCGTGCTGATAACTGGATAACTCATCTTGGATCGCGTTCTTATTTGGCAGATGTGATGCAGGCCGGTGTTAAAGTCTATTTTTATAAGAAAGGTTTTCTACATTCTAAGCTGATGGTTTCAGATGATATGCTTTCCACTGTAGGGTCTACTAATGTTGACTTTCGTAGCTTTGAGCATAACTTTGAGGTGAATGCTTTTATGTATGACGTAGAAACTGCCCTTGAAATGAAAGAAATATTTCTTCAGGACCAGCGCGAAAGTACACAGATCTTTTTGAAGAATTGGGTCAGACGTTCGTGGCGACAAAAAGCTGCGGAGTCTATCGTGCGTTTACTGGCTCCGCTACTTTAA
- a CDS encoding RsmD family RNA methyltransferase: MRVISGIYKRRRFDVPRTFKARPTTDFAKENLFNVLNNYIDFEEGVTALDLFAGTGSISIELVSRGCDRVISIEKDPAHHSFICKIMKEVQTDKCLPIRGDVFKFIKNGREQFDFIFADPPYALKELETIPELIFQNNLLKEGGLLVLEHGKDNSFEENPHFLERRVYGSVNFSLFR, translated from the coding sequence ATGCGAGTAATCAGCGGTATTTACAAACGAAGAAGATTTGACGTGCCTCGAACATTTAAAGCACGCCCTACGACAGATTTCGCCAAAGAGAATCTGTTTAATGTACTCAATAACTATATCGATTTTGAAGAAGGAGTAACAGCTCTTGATCTGTTTGCCGGGACAGGAAGCATCAGTATCGAACTGGTATCCCGTGGATGCGACCGTGTTATCAGCATTGAGAAAGATCCTGCACATCACTCGTTCATCTGCAAAATCATGAAAGAGGTGCAAACTGACAAGTGTCTGCCGATACGCGGAGATGTATTCAAGTTTATCAAGAATGGGCGCGAACAGTTCGACTTCATTTTTGCCGATCCTCCCTACGCTTTAAAAGAGTTGGAAACAATACCCGAATTAATCTTTCAGAACAATCTTCTCAAAGAAGGAGGATTATTGGTGCTGGAACACGGAAAAGACAATAGTTTCGAAGAGAATCCACATTTCCTTGAGAGAAGGGTGTATGGAAGTGTAAACTTCTCACTATTCAGATAA
- a CDS encoding DUF3822 family protein, giving the protein MIDFTKSKQYTLSIRLSTDGFSFSIYNPIHDDSLSIIEKEIDTSLSLTANLKAVFHESDFLNHPYKRVNIMMASKRFTIAPLDLFEEGQAELLFYHNHQKRENETVLYNILRKNNVAVIFGIDKSAQTFLNEQYPEARFYSQSTPFIDYFSVKSRLGNSKKMYASVRKDGIDIYCFERGHLLLANSFECTHAEDRIYYLLYAWKQLEFNQERDELHLTGILPEKDVLMSELKKFILQVFIMNPATNIDMQALLTCE; this is encoded by the coding sequence ATGATTGATTTTACTAAATCAAAACAATATACTTTATCCATCCGTCTTAGTACGGATGGATTTTCTTTTTCTATCTATAACCCGATTCATGACGATTCGCTTTCAATAATAGAGAAAGAGATAGACACATCTCTATCCCTTACAGCCAATCTAAAGGCGGTCTTTCACGAATCGGACTTCCTAAATCATCCTTACAAACGGGTAAATATAATGATGGCAAGCAAGCGTTTTACAATTGCGCCATTAGACCTATTTGAGGAGGGACAGGCAGAACTTCTGTTTTATCATAATCATCAGAAAAGAGAAAACGAAACGGTGCTCTATAATATTCTAAGAAAGAATAATGTAGCTGTCATCTTCGGCATAGACAAAAGCGCACAGACCTTTTTGAATGAACAATATCCCGAAGCTCGTTTCTATTCTCAATCTACTCCATTCATCGATTATTTTTCTGTAAAAAGCAGATTGGGAAATAGTAAGAAGATGTATGCTTCTGTACGCAAAGACGGCATTGACATCTATTGCTTTGAACGAGGGCATCTGCTTCTGGCCAATTCCTTCGAATGTACTCATGCAGAAGACCGTATTTACTATTTATTGTACGCCTGGAAACAACTGGAGTTTAATCAGGAACGGGATGAGTTACACCTAACCGGAATACTTCCGGAGAAAGATGTTTTAATGAGTGAACTGAAAAAGTTTATCTTACAGGTATTCATTATGAATCCTGCAACTAATATTGACATGCAAGCCTTATTAACATGCGAGTAA
- a CDS encoding ATP-dependent DNA helicase has translation MINNYLERQIKENFPYQPTLEQEIAVKSLSEFLLSTLADEVFVLRGYAGTGKTSLVGALVKTMDQLQQKSVLLAPTGRAAKVFSAYAGHPAFTIHKKIYRQQSFSNELSNFSINDNLATNTLFIVDEASMISNEGLSGSMFGTGRLLDDLVQFVYSGQGCRLLLMGDTAQLPPVGEELSPALFADALKGYGLEIREIDLTQVVRQVQESGILWNATQLRQLIAEDDCYSLPKIKITGFPDIKLVPGTELIEELTNCYDHDGMDETIVVCRSNKRANLYNNGIRAQILWREDELNTGDMLMIAKNNYYWTEKYKEMDFIANGEIAVVRRVRRTREIYGFRFAEVTLRFPDQNDFELDANLLLDTLHSDSPALPKEDNDRLFYTVLEDYIDIPTKRDRMKKMKADPHYNALQVKYAYAITCHKAQGGQWQNVFLDQGYMTDEYLTPDYFRWLYTAFTRATKTLYLVNYPKEQVE, from the coding sequence ATGATAAATAACTATTTAGAAAGGCAAATTAAGGAAAATTTTCCTTATCAGCCAACTTTAGAGCAGGAAATTGCTGTAAAATCTCTTTCAGAGTTTCTGCTGTCCACACTGGCAGATGAAGTCTTTGTCTTAAGAGGGTATGCTGGTACTGGTAAAACATCGTTGGTAGGGGCATTGGTGAAAACGATGGATCAGCTGCAGCAGAAATCTGTATTGTTGGCTCCTACAGGACGTGCGGCAAAAGTATTTTCAGCGTATGCAGGACATCCGGCTTTTACTATTCATAAAAAAATATATAGACAACAATCTTTTTCTAATGAGCTTAGTAACTTTTCGATCAATGACAATTTAGCTACCAATACATTGTTTATTGTCGACGAGGCTTCCATGATTTCAAACGAAGGACTGTCGGGCAGTATGTTTGGAACAGGACGTTTATTGGATGATTTGGTGCAATTTGTGTATTCGGGACAAGGTTGCCGACTCTTGTTGATGGGAGATACAGCACAGCTTCCCCCGGTAGGTGAGGAGTTGAGTCCTGCGCTTTTTGCTGATGCATTGAAAGGTTATGGACTTGAAATACGTGAGATTGATCTTACCCAAGTGGTTCGGCAGGTGCAAGAATCCGGAATATTGTGGAATGCCACGCAGTTGAGGCAACTGATAGCGGAGGATGATTGTTATTCTTTACCTAAAATAAAAATAACAGGTTTTCCTGATATTAAACTGGTACCCGGAACTGAACTGATAGAAGAACTGACTAATTGTTACGATCATGATGGTATGGATGAAACGATTGTTGTCTGTCGATCTAATAAACGTGCAAATTTATATAATAATGGAATACGTGCACAAATTCTTTGGCGTGAAGACGAATTGAACACAGGAGATATGTTGATGATAGCCAAGAATAATTACTATTGGACAGAGAAATATAAGGAGATGGATTTTATCGCTAATGGAGAAATTGCAGTTGTCCGGCGTGTTCGTCGAACTCGTGAAATATACGGTTTTCGTTTTGCCGAAGTTACTCTTCGCTTTCCTGACCAGAATGATTTCGAATTGGATGCGAATCTATTATTAGACACTTTGCATTCGGACTCACCTGCATTGCCGAAAGAAGACAATGACCGATTGTTCTATACGGTACTTGAGGATTATATAGATATTCCAACCAAAAGGGACCGGATGAAAAAGATGAAAGCCGATCCACATTACAATGCTTTACAGGTGAAATATGCCTATGCAATAACCTGTCATAAAGCACAAGGCGGACAGTGGCAGAATGTATTTTTAGATCAGGGGTATATGACGGATGAGTATTTGACTCCGGATTATTTCCGGTGGTTGTATACAGCTTTTACTCGGGCGACAAAGACACTATATTTGGTGAATTACCCGAAAGAGCAGGTGGAATAG